A genomic segment from Perca flavescens isolate YP-PL-M2 chromosome 13, PFLA_1.0, whole genome shotgun sequence encodes:
- the LOC114566249 gene encoding olfactory receptor 5B17-like, translated as MENNTSVGDILILEGLNVTSQSFIPTFIFLLLIYIFIIVSNIGLVVLILRSKNLQQPMYLLVCNMSINDVFGATIVIPHVLRDLLISDSERYIHYIDCAFQAFCVHLHVGTSHTVLMIMAFDRYVAICNPLRYAAVMTKRMVVSLSVAAWGTIFVLVAILVGLSIRLSRCRSVIFNPFCDNPSLFKLSCESILINNIYGLGYTVVLLGSSLCSVTLTYLRIAMVCLSSKNKALNSKALQTCATHLIVYVILVVSHFLIVILHRFPLLADLRKVASVVGHVVLPALNPVIYGLQNKEIRHMIKTLFHNNKVT; from the coding sequence ATGGAAAACAACACTTCTGTTGGGGATATTCTAATCTTAGAGGGGTTAAACGTAACCTCCCAGTCCTTCATTCCCaccttcatcttcctcctcctcatctacATCTTCATCATAGTGTCCAACATTGGCCTGGTGGTGCTGATCTTACGGAGCAAGAACCTCCAGCAGCCCATGTATCTGCTCGTCTGCAACATGAGCATCAACGATGTCTTTGGGGCGACAATAGTGATACCTCATGTCCTCCGAGATCTTTTAATTTCAGACTCAGAACGGTACATTCATTACATCGACTGTGCCTTCCAGGCGTTTTGTGTTCATCTCCATGTGGGTACTTCTCACACGGTGCTCATGATCATGGCTTTTGATCGTTATGTGGCCATCTGCAACCCACTGAGGTACGCGGCCGTCATGACCAAAAGGATGGTGGTGTCGCTGTCAGTGGCAGCGTGGGGAACGATCTTCGTGCTGGTGGCAATTCTCGTGGGGCTCAGCATCCGCCTGTCACGCTGCAGGTCAGTTATCTTCAACCCGTTCTGTGACAACCCGTCCTTGTTCAAACTGTCTTGTGAAAGCATTCTCATCAATAACATCTACGGTCTCGGCTACACGGTGGTGCTGCTGGGCTCGTCCCTCTGCAGCGTAACACTCACCTACCTGAGAATCGCCATGGTGTGTTTGAGTAGTAAAAACAAAGCTCTGAACAGCAAAGCGCTGCAGACCTGCGCCACTCATCTGATTGTGTACGTCATCCTCGTGGTGTCCCACTTCCTCATTGTGATCCTGCACCGCTTCCCTCTTCTGGCAGACCTCAGGAAAGTGGCATCCGTTGTCGGACACGTTGTCCTGCCGGCCCTGAACCCAGTTATCTACGGTCTGCAAAATAAAGAGATCCGGCACATGATTAAAACTTTGTTTCATAACAATAAAGTAACTTGA
- the LOC114566250 gene encoding olfactory receptor 8U1-like: MENGTFVGDILILEGLYVTSQSFIPTFIFLLLIYIFIIMSNIGLVVLIFRSKSLLQPMYLLVCNMSINDVFGATVIIPHFLRDLLFSDSERYIHYIDCAFQAFCVHLHMGTSHTVLMIMAFDRYLAICNPLRYAAVMTNRMVVLLSAAAWGTIFVLVAILVGLSIRLSRCRSVIFNPFCDNPSLFKLSCESILINNIYGLGYTVVVLGSSLCSVTLTYLRIAMVCLSSKNKALNSKALQTCATHLIVYVILVVSHFLVVILHRFPLLADLRKVASVVGHVVLPALNPVIYGLQNKEIRHMIKTLFHNNKVT, translated from the coding sequence ATGGAAAACGGCACTTTTGTTGGGGATATTCTAATCTTAGAGGGGTTATACGTAACCTCCCAATCCTTTATTCCCaccttcatcttcctcctcctcatctacATCTTCATCATAATGTCCAACATTGGCCTGGTGGTGCTGATCTTTCGGAGTAAGAGTCTCCTGCAGCCCATGTATCTGCTCGTCTGCAACATGAGCATCAACGATGTCTTTGGGGCAACAGTAATTATACCTCATTTCCTCCGAGATCTTTTATTTTCAGACTCAGAACGGTACATTCATTACATCGACTGTGCCTTCCAGGCGTTTTGTGTTCACCTCCATATGGGTACTTCTCACACGGTGCTCATGATCATGGCTTTTGATCGTTACCTGGCCATCTGCAACCCACTGAGGTACGCCGCCGTCATGACCAACAGGATGGTGGTGTTGCTGTCGGCGGCAGCGTGGGGAACAATCTTCGTGCTGGTGGCGATTCTCGTGGGGCTCAGCATCCGCCTGTCACGCTGCAGGTCAGTTATCTTCAACCCGTTCTGTGACAACCCGTCCTTGTTCAAACTGTCTTGTGAAAGCATTCTCATCAATAACATCTACGGTCTCGGCTACACGGTGGTAGTGCTGGGCTCGTCCCTCTGCAGCGTAACCCTCACCTACCTGAGAATCGCCATGGTGTGTTTGAGTAGTAAAAACAAAGCTCTGAACAGCAAAGCGCTGCAGACCTGCGCCACTCATCTGATTGTGTACGTCATCCTCGTGGTGTCCCACTTCCTCGTTGTGATCCTGCACCGCTTCCCTCTTCTGGCAGACCTCAGGAAAGTGGCATCCGTTGTGGGACACGTTGTCCTGCCGGCCCTGAACCCAGTTATCTACGGTCTGCAAAATAAAGAGATCCGGCACATGATTAAAACTTTGTTTCATAACAATAAAGTAACTTGA